A region of Odocoileus virginianus isolate 20LAN1187 ecotype Illinois chromosome 11, Ovbor_1.2, whole genome shotgun sequence DNA encodes the following proteins:
- the TP53BP2 gene encoding apoptosis-stimulating of p53 protein 2 isoform X1 gives MRFGSKMMPMFLTVYLSNDEQHFTEVPVTPETICRDVVDLCKEPGESDCHLAEVWCGAERPVADNERMFDVLQRFGSQRSEVRFFLRHERPPGRDVVSGPRSQDPSLKRNGVKVPGEHRRKENGVNSPRMDLTLAELQEMASRQQQQIEAQQQMLATKEQRLKFLKQQDQRQQQQAAEQEKLKRLKEIAENQEAKLKKVRALKGHVEQKRLSNGKLVEEIEQMNSLFQQKQRELVLAVSKVEELTRQLEMLKNGRIDGHHDNQSAVAELDRLYKELQLRNKLNQEQNAKLQQQRECLNKRNSEVAVMDKRVNELRDRLWKKKAALQQKENLPVSSDGHVPQPGASGPSRVAAVGPYIQSSTMPRIPSRPELLVKPALPDGPGAMQASEGPMKVQTLPNMRSGASSQAKGSKIHLLGPDWTPPNADLFSSQASASVSKSSGNVPDQVDDGEVPLREKEKKVRPFSMFDTVDQSAAPPAFGTLRKNQSSEDILRDAQAANKNVAKVPPPVPSKPKQINLPYFGQTNQSPSDMKPDGTAPQLSAAVASMGGKPKPTVPQQRVLLAPGGPSVGPADQTLPPGPKQESPPAAAVRPFTPQPSKDALLPPFRKPQTVAASSIYSMYTQHQAPGKNFQQAVQSALTKPHPRAPHFPSVYGKPVIATAQNQQPPENIYSNNQGKPGSPEPETEPVSSVQETHENERIPRPLSPTKLLPFLSNPYRNQSDADLEALRKKLSNAPRPLKKRSSITEPEGPNGPNIQKLLYQRTTIAAMETISVPAYPSKSASGTASPESPLEIQNPYLPVEPEKEVVPLVPEPASPEEAGSASTESSDAPAPPPGLEYVPEGVPDSSPNFQNSVEEPNPEAPPLLEVYLEEYPPYPPPPYPSGEPEGPGEDSVSLRPPEITGQVSLPPGKRTNLRKTGSERIAHGMRVKFNPLALLLDSSLEGEFDLVQRIIYEVDDPSLPNDEGITALHNAVCAGHTEIVKFLVQFGVNVNAADSDGWTPLHCAASCNNVQVCKFLVESGAAVFAMTYSDMQTAADKCEEMEEGYTQCSQFLYGVQEKMGIMNKGVIYALWDYEPQNDDELPMKEGDCMTIVRREDEDEIEWWWARLNDKEGYVPRNLLGLYPRIKPRQRSLA, from the exons TGAGTGGACCAAGGTCTCAGGATccaagtttaaaaagaaatggtgTAAAAGTTCCAGGTGAACATCGAAGAAAGGAGAATGGC GTTAATAGTCCTAGAATGGATCTGACACTTGCTGAACTTCAGGAAATGGCATCCCGCCAGCAGCAACAGATTGAGGCCCAGCAACAAATGCTGGCCACTAAG GAACAGCGGTTGAAGTTTTTGAAACAGCAAGATCAGCGTCAACAGCAACAAGCAGCTGAACAAGAAAAGCTTAAGAGGCTCAAAGAAATAGCTGAGAATCAGGAAGCGAAGCTGAAAAAAGTGAGAGCACTTAAAGGCCACGTGGAACAGAAGAGGCTAAGCAATGGGAAACTTG TGGAGGAAATTGAACAGATGAATAGTTTGTTCCAGCAAAAGCAGAGGGAGCTTGTTCTGGCTGTGTCAAAAGTAGAGGAACTTACGAGACAACTGGAGATGCTGAAGAACGGCAGGATTGACGGTCACCATGACAACCAGTCCGCGGTGGCTGAGCTCGATCGGCTCTACAAGGAGCTTCAG TTAAGAAACAAACTGAACCAGGAGCAGAATGCCAAGCTGCAACAACAGAGGGAGTGTTTGAATAAGCGCAATTCAGAAGTGGCGGTGATGGACAAGCGTGTTAATGAGCTCAGGGACCGGCTGTGGAAGAAGAAGGCGGCCCTGCAGCAGAAAGAGAACCTTCCA GTCTCGTCTGATGGACACGTGCCCCAGCCGGGGGCGTCGGGGCCGAGTCGCGTGGCCGCGGTCGGCCCCTACATCCAGTCGTCGACTATGCCCCGGATCCCGTCGCGGCCTGAACTTCTGGTGAAGCCAGCCCTGCCCGACGGGCCCGGGGCCATGCAGGCTTCTGAGGGGCCCATGAAAGTCCAGACGCTGCCCAACATGAGATCTGGGGCCTCTTCGCAAGCAAAAG GCTCTAAAATCCATCTGCTTGGCCCTGATTGGACTCCTCCAAATGCAGATCTTTTCTCTAGCCAAGCCTCTGCCTCTGTGTCTAAAAGCTCCGGGAACGTTCCAGACCAAG TGGATGATGGCGAGGTTCCGttgagggagaaggagaagaaagtgcGTCCCTTTTCGATGTTTGACACCGTGGACCAGTCTGCCGCCCCACCTGCCTTCGGTACCCTCAGGAAGAACCAGAGCAGTGAAGACATTCTGAGGGATGCTCAG gcTGCAAATAAAAATGTGGCTAAGGTACCACCTCCTGTCCCATCAAAACCAAAACAGATAAATTTGCCTTATTTCGGACAAACTAACCAGTCACCATCCGACATGAAGCCAGACGGAACTGCTCCGCAGTTGTCAGCAGCTGTTGCATCCATGGGAGGTAAACCCAAACCCACAGTGCCACAGCAGAGGGTCCTGCTGGCCCCCGGCGGGCCTTCAGTGGGCCCAGCAGACCAGACCCTTCCTCCAGGTCCTAAGCAAGAGAGTCCCCCTGCTGCCGCTGTCCGACCCTTCACGCCTCAACCTTCCAAGGATGCCCTCCTTCCACCCTTCAGAAAACCCCAGACGGTGGCCGCCAGCTCCATATACTCCATGTACACACAGCACCAGGCTCCTGGGAAAAACTTCCAACAGGCTGTGCAGAGCGCGCTGACCAAGCCCCATCCCCGAGCACCCCACTTTCCAAGCG TGTATGGCAAGCCTGTGATTGCCACGGCTCAGAACCAACAGCCCCCAGAGAACATTTATTCCAATAACCAGGGCAAACCTGGGAGCCCAGAACCCGAAACAGAGCCTGTTTCTTCAGTTCAGGAGACCCACGAAAATGAAAGGATTCCTCGGCCGCTCAGCCCGACCAAATTACTGCCTTTCCTATCTAATCCTTACCGAAATCAGAGTGATGCTGACCTGGAAGCCCTACGAAAGAAACTGTCGAATGCACCCCGGCCGCTAAAGAAACGCAGCTCTATTACAGAACCCGAGGGCCCTAATGGGCCGAATATTCAGAAACTTCTCTATCAGAGGACCACCATCGCCGCCATGGAGACCATTTCTGTCCCAGCTTACCCATCCAAGTCTGCTTCTGGGACTGCCAGCCCGGAAAGCCCGCTGGAGATCCAGAATCCGTATTTGCCTGTGGAGCCAGAGAAGGAGGTGGTCCCCCTGGTTCCTGAGCCGGCGTCCCCGGAGGAGGCTGGGAGCGCCAGTACAGAGAGCAGTGACgcaccagctcctcctccaggcctcGAGTATGTGCCTGAAGGAGTCCCAGACAGCAGCCCAAATTTCCAGAACAGCGTGGAAGAACCAAACCCAGAGGCACCCCCTCTGCTGGAAGTGTACCTGGAGGAGTACCCCCCCTACCCACCCCCGCCGTACCCATCTGGGGAACCAGAAGGCCCAGGAGAAGACTCTGTGAGCTTGCGTCCACCTGAGATCACCGGGCAggtttctctgcctcct GGCAAAAGGACAAACTTGCGTAAAACTGGTTCCGAGCGGATCGCTCATGGGATGAGAGTGAAGTTCAACCCCCTTGCTCTGCTTCTAGATTCCTCTTTGGAGGGAGAATTTGACCTGGTACAGAGAATTATTTATGAG GTTGATGACCCAAGCCTGCCTAATGATGAAGGTATTACAGCTCTTCATAATGCTGTGTGTGCAGGTCACACCGAAATTGTGAAATTCCTGGTACAGTTTGGTGTGAATGTCAATGCTGCTGACAGTGATGGATg GACCCCGCTGCACTGCGCTGCCTCCTGCAACAACGTCCAGGTGTGCAAGTTCTTGGTGGAGTCAGGAGCCGCTGTGTTTGCCATGACCTACAGTGACATGCAGACGGCTGCTGATAAGTGTGAGGAGATGGAAGAAGGCTACACCCAGTGCTCGCAATTTCTGTATG GAGTTCAGGAGAAAATGGGCATAATGAATAAAGGGGTCATTTATGCACTCTGGGACTATGAACCTCAGAATGATGACGAGCTGCCCATGAAAGAAGGAGACTGCATGACAATCGTGCGCAGGGAAGACGAAGATGAGATTGAATGGTGGTGGGCCCGCCTGAACGACAAGGAAGGATACGTTCCACGCAATTTGCTGGGA CTCTACCCAAGAATTAAACCAAGACAAAGGAGCTTGGCTTGA
- the TP53BP2 gene encoding apoptosis-stimulating of p53 protein 2 isoform X2 — protein sequence MFLTVYLSNDEQHFTEVPVTPETICRDVVDLCKEPGESDCHLAEVWCGAERPVADNERMFDVLQRFGSQRSEVRFFLRHERPPGRDVVSGPRSQDPSLKRNGVKVPGEHRRKENGVNSPRMDLTLAELQEMASRQQQQIEAQQQMLATKEQRLKFLKQQDQRQQQQAAEQEKLKRLKEIAENQEAKLKKVRALKGHVEQKRLSNGKLVEEIEQMNSLFQQKQRELVLAVSKVEELTRQLEMLKNGRIDGHHDNQSAVAELDRLYKELQLRNKLNQEQNAKLQQQRECLNKRNSEVAVMDKRVNELRDRLWKKKAALQQKENLPVSSDGHVPQPGASGPSRVAAVGPYIQSSTMPRIPSRPELLVKPALPDGPGAMQASEGPMKVQTLPNMRSGASSQAKGSKIHLLGPDWTPPNADLFSSQASASVSKSSGNVPDQVDDGEVPLREKEKKVRPFSMFDTVDQSAAPPAFGTLRKNQSSEDILRDAQAANKNVAKVPPPVPSKPKQINLPYFGQTNQSPSDMKPDGTAPQLSAAVASMGGPKQESPPAAAVRPFTPQPSKDALLPPFRKPQTVAASSIYSMYTQHQAPGKNFQQAVQSALTKPHPRAPHFPSVYGKPVIATAQNQQPPENIYSNNQGKPGSPEPETEPVSSVQETHENERIPRPLSPTKLLPFLSNPYRNQSDADLEALRKKLSNAPRPLKKRSSITEPEGPNGPNIQKLLYQRTTIAAMETISVPAYPSKSASGTASPESPLEIQNPYLPVEPEKEVVPLVPEPASPEEAGSASTESSDAPAPPPGLEYVPEGVPDSSPNFQNSVEEPNPEAPPLLEVYLEEYPPYPPPPYPSGEPEGPGEDSVSLRPPEITGQVSLPPGKRTNLRKTGSERIAHGMRVKFNPLALLLDSSLEGEFDLVQRIIYEVDDPSLPNDEGITALHNAVCAGHTEIVKFLVQFGVNVNAADSDGWTPLHCAASCNNVQVCKFLVESGAAVFAMTYSDMQTAADKCEEMEEGYTQCSQFLYGVQEKMGIMNKGVIYALWDYEPQNDDELPMKEGDCMTIVRREDEDEIEWWWARLNDKEGYVPRNLLGLYPRIKPRQRSLA from the exons TGAGTGGACCAAGGTCTCAGGATccaagtttaaaaagaaatggtgTAAAAGTTCCAGGTGAACATCGAAGAAAGGAGAATGGC GTTAATAGTCCTAGAATGGATCTGACACTTGCTGAACTTCAGGAAATGGCATCCCGCCAGCAGCAACAGATTGAGGCCCAGCAACAAATGCTGGCCACTAAG GAACAGCGGTTGAAGTTTTTGAAACAGCAAGATCAGCGTCAACAGCAACAAGCAGCTGAACAAGAAAAGCTTAAGAGGCTCAAAGAAATAGCTGAGAATCAGGAAGCGAAGCTGAAAAAAGTGAGAGCACTTAAAGGCCACGTGGAACAGAAGAGGCTAAGCAATGGGAAACTTG TGGAGGAAATTGAACAGATGAATAGTTTGTTCCAGCAAAAGCAGAGGGAGCTTGTTCTGGCTGTGTCAAAAGTAGAGGAACTTACGAGACAACTGGAGATGCTGAAGAACGGCAGGATTGACGGTCACCATGACAACCAGTCCGCGGTGGCTGAGCTCGATCGGCTCTACAAGGAGCTTCAG TTAAGAAACAAACTGAACCAGGAGCAGAATGCCAAGCTGCAACAACAGAGGGAGTGTTTGAATAAGCGCAATTCAGAAGTGGCGGTGATGGACAAGCGTGTTAATGAGCTCAGGGACCGGCTGTGGAAGAAGAAGGCGGCCCTGCAGCAGAAAGAGAACCTTCCA GTCTCGTCTGATGGACACGTGCCCCAGCCGGGGGCGTCGGGGCCGAGTCGCGTGGCCGCGGTCGGCCCCTACATCCAGTCGTCGACTATGCCCCGGATCCCGTCGCGGCCTGAACTTCTGGTGAAGCCAGCCCTGCCCGACGGGCCCGGGGCCATGCAGGCTTCTGAGGGGCCCATGAAAGTCCAGACGCTGCCCAACATGAGATCTGGGGCCTCTTCGCAAGCAAAAG GCTCTAAAATCCATCTGCTTGGCCCTGATTGGACTCCTCCAAATGCAGATCTTTTCTCTAGCCAAGCCTCTGCCTCTGTGTCTAAAAGCTCCGGGAACGTTCCAGACCAAG TGGATGATGGCGAGGTTCCGttgagggagaaggagaagaaagtgcGTCCCTTTTCGATGTTTGACACCGTGGACCAGTCTGCCGCCCCACCTGCCTTCGGTACCCTCAGGAAGAACCAGAGCAGTGAAGACATTCTGAGGGATGCTCAG gcTGCAAATAAAAATGTGGCTAAGGTACCACCTCCTGTCCCATCAAAACCAAAACAGATAAATTTGCCTTATTTCGGACAAACTAACCAGTCACCATCCGACATGAAGCCAGACGGAACTGCTCCGCAGTTGTCAGCAGCTGTTGCATCCATGGGAG GTCCTAAGCAAGAGAGTCCCCCTGCTGCCGCTGTCCGACCCTTCACGCCTCAACCTTCCAAGGATGCCCTCCTTCCACCCTTCAGAAAACCCCAGACGGTGGCCGCCAGCTCCATATACTCCATGTACACACAGCACCAGGCTCCTGGGAAAAACTTCCAACAGGCTGTGCAGAGCGCGCTGACCAAGCCCCATCCCCGAGCACCCCACTTTCCAAGCG TGTATGGCAAGCCTGTGATTGCCACGGCTCAGAACCAACAGCCCCCAGAGAACATTTATTCCAATAACCAGGGCAAACCTGGGAGCCCAGAACCCGAAACAGAGCCTGTTTCTTCAGTTCAGGAGACCCACGAAAATGAAAGGATTCCTCGGCCGCTCAGCCCGACCAAATTACTGCCTTTCCTATCTAATCCTTACCGAAATCAGAGTGATGCTGACCTGGAAGCCCTACGAAAGAAACTGTCGAATGCACCCCGGCCGCTAAAGAAACGCAGCTCTATTACAGAACCCGAGGGCCCTAATGGGCCGAATATTCAGAAACTTCTCTATCAGAGGACCACCATCGCCGCCATGGAGACCATTTCTGTCCCAGCTTACCCATCCAAGTCTGCTTCTGGGACTGCCAGCCCGGAAAGCCCGCTGGAGATCCAGAATCCGTATTTGCCTGTGGAGCCAGAGAAGGAGGTGGTCCCCCTGGTTCCTGAGCCGGCGTCCCCGGAGGAGGCTGGGAGCGCCAGTACAGAGAGCAGTGACgcaccagctcctcctccaggcctcGAGTATGTGCCTGAAGGAGTCCCAGACAGCAGCCCAAATTTCCAGAACAGCGTGGAAGAACCAAACCCAGAGGCACCCCCTCTGCTGGAAGTGTACCTGGAGGAGTACCCCCCCTACCCACCCCCGCCGTACCCATCTGGGGAACCAGAAGGCCCAGGAGAAGACTCTGTGAGCTTGCGTCCACCTGAGATCACCGGGCAggtttctctgcctcct GGCAAAAGGACAAACTTGCGTAAAACTGGTTCCGAGCGGATCGCTCATGGGATGAGAGTGAAGTTCAACCCCCTTGCTCTGCTTCTAGATTCCTCTTTGGAGGGAGAATTTGACCTGGTACAGAGAATTATTTATGAG GTTGATGACCCAAGCCTGCCTAATGATGAAGGTATTACAGCTCTTCATAATGCTGTGTGTGCAGGTCACACCGAAATTGTGAAATTCCTGGTACAGTTTGGTGTGAATGTCAATGCTGCTGACAGTGATGGATg GACCCCGCTGCACTGCGCTGCCTCCTGCAACAACGTCCAGGTGTGCAAGTTCTTGGTGGAGTCAGGAGCCGCTGTGTTTGCCATGACCTACAGTGACATGCAGACGGCTGCTGATAAGTGTGAGGAGATGGAAGAAGGCTACACCCAGTGCTCGCAATTTCTGTATG GAGTTCAGGAGAAAATGGGCATAATGAATAAAGGGGTCATTTATGCACTCTGGGACTATGAACCTCAGAATGATGACGAGCTGCCCATGAAAGAAGGAGACTGCATGACAATCGTGCGCAGGGAAGACGAAGATGAGATTGAATGGTGGTGGGCCCGCCTGAACGACAAGGAAGGATACGTTCCACGCAATTTGCTGGGA CTCTACCCAAGAATTAAACCAAGACAAAGGAGCTTGGCTTGA